The following coding sequences lie in one Prevotella nigrescens genomic window:
- a CDS encoding peptidase translates to MHTATAALFIALFTLPTAAKAQSEELLEIGDIKVTADNCNDLSVIKGVSGTVKYDPATKVLTLQNAMIDIEEGHGIYSEVKGLAIRLIGVNNLKAKKAAIGFREALVITGGGTLNAESLSDCAFYAIETNLTIDNCTVNAKSSMYGISGNSSTSENLTINHATVTAEGTKRGSIRDFASLTLIGCNITQPAGAEFNAAKHCVMNNGEMVKSKVVITKDPTAIQTPTNTDTAQQGVFSIDGRRLSNDWNRLPKGIYIVNGKKMAKQ, encoded by the coding sequence ATGCACACAGCCACAGCCGCACTGTTCATTGCATTGTTCACATTGCCTACGGCGGCAAAGGCACAGTCTGAGGAACTGTTGGAAATAGGAGACATAAAGGTTACTGCCGACAATTGCAACGACCTTTCCGTAATCAAAGGCGTCAGCGGAACCGTGAAATACGACCCCGCAACCAAGGTTCTCACACTGCAGAATGCCATGATAGACATTGAAGAGGGGCACGGCATCTATTCCGAAGTCAAGGGGCTGGCAATAAGGCTCATTGGCGTCAATAACCTGAAAGCAAAGAAAGCTGCCATCGGATTCAGGGAAGCTCTGGTCATCACGGGGGGCGGCACACTCAACGCAGAGAGCCTGAGCGACTGCGCTTTCTATGCCATTGAAACCAACCTTACCATAGACAACTGCACCGTAAACGCCAAAAGCAGCATGTACGGCATATCGGGAAACAGCAGTACAAGCGAAAACCTGACAATCAACCATGCCACAGTAACAGCCGAAGGCACGAAGAGAGGATCCATTCGCGACTTTGCATCGCTCACGCTGATAGGTTGCAACATCACGCAACCGGCTGGCGCAGAATTCAATGCAGCGAAACATTGCGTGATGAACAACGGCGAGATGGTGAAAAGCAAGGTGGTGATAACCAAGGATCCGACCGCAATACAGACTCCAACCAACACAGACACTGCACAGCAAGGTGTGTTCTCCATCGACGGACGACGCTTGTCAAACGACTGGAACCGTCTTCCGAAAGGCATTTATATAGTAAACGGCAAGAAGATGGCGAAGCAGTAG
- a CDS encoding MarR family winged helix-turn-helix transcriptional regulator: protein MDDHCIHKVHAIFRAVIEFERALEDTFNMNINELMLLCMLANTESLLAGEIACEMGLTRSNASKVIAALERKGYLKRQTCKHDSRCQRCSITENGRKQMEHINCKSFPTPPDLAAIIAQE, encoded by the coding sequence ATGGACGACCACTGCATTCACAAGGTGCATGCCATCTTCCGGGCAGTAATAGAGTTTGAGCGGGCACTGGAAGACACGTTCAACATGAACATAAACGAACTCATGTTGCTGTGCATGCTCGCCAACACAGAAAGCCTTCTCGCAGGCGAAATAGCCTGCGAGATGGGGCTTACACGCTCCAATGCATCGAAAGTAATCGCCGCACTCGAACGGAAAGGATACCTGAAACGCCAGACCTGCAAACACGACAGCCGGTGCCAGCGGTGCAGCATAACCGAAAACGGACGGAAACAGATGGAACACATCAACTGCAAATCGTTCCCCACACCACCCGACCTCGCCGCCATCATTGCACAGGAATGA
- the trxA gene encoding thioredoxin, whose product MRKNIFVLAAAAVFTLGSCNTTAKNKTENKQPETVQTKKGNKMKTMEIDETTFREKIMDYKTAGDAWNFKGDKPAIVDFYATWCGPCKATAPILEEIARQYDGKIDVYKVDVDKNQELSALFNIRSIPSLLFIPKTGKPTMSVGAHAKNELEQMIKETLLKQ is encoded by the coding sequence ATGAGAAAGAACATTTTCGTGCTCGCTGCAGCAGCAGTCTTCACACTCGGAAGCTGCAACACGACAGCAAAGAACAAAACAGAAAACAAACAACCGGAGACGGTTCAGACAAAGAAAGGAAACAAAATGAAGACAATGGAAATCGACGAAACGACGTTCAGAGAGAAAATAATGGACTACAAGACAGCCGGAGACGCATGGAACTTCAAGGGCGACAAGCCCGCAATAGTAGACTTCTATGCCACCTGGTGCGGTCCGTGCAAAGCCACAGCCCCCATTCTCGAAGAGATAGCACGGCAGTACGACGGCAAGATAGACGTGTACAAGGTGGACGTAGACAAGAACCAAGAACTCTCCGCACTGTTCAACATCCGCTCAATACCATCGCTGCTGTTCATTCCGAAGACGGGAAAGCCGACCATGTCGGTAGGCGCACACGCCAAGAACGAGCTGGAACAGATGATTAAGGAAACCCTCCTGAAACAGTAA